In the genome of Macrobrachium nipponense isolate FS-2020 chromosome 34, ASM1510439v2, whole genome shotgun sequence, one region contains:
- the LOC135207630 gene encoding adhesive plaque matrix protein-like: MNAWLTVALLGSVLSLASADADLGYGAPPPLPPPAPCYPKTEFVTKFQTELHKVPVYETVFQQQYVPTTVYNPVYKTLVNTQYETQYVPEYVTKTLYKTDVKYVTQYQTAYKTAYQTQYVTKVEPVPKYVTETAYQTAYKTQVQYQTVYKTEYQPQYVTVNKVQYQTAYQTKVVPQYQTVIKNVESYKTVCPKPAYGY; encoded by the exons atGAACGCCTGGTTAACAGTCGCCCTACTGGGATCCGTCCTGTCACTGGCGTCAGCTGATGCTGACCTAGGATATGGGGcaccccctcctctccctccccccgccccctgctACCCAAAAACTGAATTCGTCACCAAATTCCAGACGGAGCTACACAAG gtcCCAGTTTACGAAACGGTGTTCCAGCAACAGTACGTCCCAACGACGGTGTACAACCCAGTCTACAAGACCCTAGTCAACACCCAGTACGAAACCCAGTACGTACCGGAGTACGTCACGAAGACCCTCTACAAAACGGACGTCAAGTACGTCACCCAGTACCAGACGGCTTACAAAACAGCCTACCAGACCCAGTACGTCACGAAGGTCGAACCCGTACCCAAGTACGTCACCGAAACCGCCTACCAGACTGCTTACAAGACGCAGGTCCAGTACCAGACGGTCTACAAGACGGAGTACCAGCCACAGTACGTCACGGTCAATAAAGTGCAGTACCAGACAGCCTACCAGACGAAGGTGGTACCACAGTACCAGACTGTGATCAAGAACGTCGAGAGCTACAAGACTGTTTGTCCCAAGCCTGCCTATGGCTACTGA